The Oharaeibacter diazotrophicus genome includes a window with the following:
- a CDS encoding mechanosensitive ion channel domain-containing protein, whose translation MPLARIPIALAFLLALVGWAAAQTALPSPLAPAKPAETAATPSTPAAPALSAEDAARALATVIADETARKRLLEDLQRLSAGGGAPSATSAAPTGTAGTVGLERPAAAPTETAPADTSLARELGEYTQEIGRDAVAVLLKIWRGLSNLGHLFDGSAEVDWVRLHDQLISVGQLVLVAFGVFYAGRWVARWPLGLMQRAAEGAPPWRRALFVLLATLLDVLALVLSSLSALSFLLIVSPQNRIDVVESLFLNAFVLIEAVKIGLRALFQARRPSLRLVPLTDATAAFWSFALARLTGFLGYGVMLVFPLVNASIGFAVGLGVRLAIVIAAAATTVVLVHVRRDPLRTELVEATHRLRSGAAALVLATLAHTWHLLVSAYVVVAFLIWVTRPFDAIRYMAVSTILSLVVLGLGGLAISLLNRGIDDGVRLPSELKRALPLLENRLNLLVPAFLRTIRLVVLAALVAGVLQAWDVVDLLGWIESESGSDMVGRIVSALVVIGVAMAAWIVATSWIEFRLSPASGRVSTARARTLLSLFRNAFTIFLVLIAAMLALSQLGVDIAPLIAGAGVVGLAVGFGSQKLVQDIITGAFIQFENAMNEGDVVTVAGISGVVDRLTIRSVGIRDVDGVYHVIPFSSVDSVSNAMRGFAFHVADVTVGYREDIDTVKRLMNVAFERLMAGPNGAAILEPLEMNGITQFIENAVVVRGRIKTLPGQQWAVGRAYNEALKHVFDENGIELPFARTAVLLDAHSGRPEARSAAPAETSADEPGAAAPPSRRRRRPAETIDVPDSPNRRREHGRHDDDGDDDDGEER comes from the coding sequence ATGCCGCTCGCCAGGATCCCAATCGCCCTCGCCTTCCTCCTCGCGCTCGTCGGCTGGGCCGCGGCCCAGACCGCCCTGCCCTCGCCGCTCGCGCCGGCCAAGCCCGCCGAAACGGCCGCGACGCCGTCGACGCCCGCCGCCCCGGCGCTCTCCGCCGAGGACGCCGCCCGCGCGCTCGCGACGGTGATCGCCGACGAGACCGCGCGCAAGCGCCTGCTCGAGGACCTGCAGCGGCTCTCCGCCGGCGGTGGGGCGCCCTCCGCCACGTCCGCCGCGCCGACGGGCACCGCCGGCACGGTCGGGCTCGAGCGGCCGGCCGCCGCCCCGACCGAGACCGCCCCGGCCGACACCTCGCTCGCCCGCGAACTCGGCGAGTACACCCAGGAGATCGGCCGCGACGCCGTCGCGGTGCTGCTCAAGATCTGGCGCGGCCTCTCCAACCTCGGCCACCTCTTCGACGGTTCGGCCGAGGTCGACTGGGTCCGCCTCCACGACCAACTGATCTCGGTCGGCCAATTGGTGCTGGTCGCCTTCGGCGTGTTCTACGCCGGGCGCTGGGTCGCGCGCTGGCCGCTCGGGCTGATGCAGCGCGCCGCCGAGGGGGCACCGCCGTGGCGGCGGGCGCTGTTCGTGCTGCTCGCGACGCTGCTCGACGTCCTCGCCCTCGTCTTGTCGTCGCTGTCGGCCCTCTCCTTCCTGCTGATCGTCTCGCCGCAGAACCGCATCGACGTCGTCGAGAGCCTGTTCCTCAACGCCTTCGTGCTGATCGAGGCGGTCAAGATCGGCCTGCGCGCGCTGTTCCAGGCGCGCCGCCCGAGCCTTCGCCTCGTGCCGCTGACCGACGCCACCGCCGCCTTCTGGAGCTTCGCGCTCGCCCGGCTCACCGGCTTCCTCGGCTACGGCGTTATGCTGGTGTTCCCGCTGGTCAACGCCTCGATCGGCTTCGCGGTCGGCCTCGGCGTGCGCCTCGCCATCGTGATCGCGGCGGCGGCGACCACGGTCGTGCTGGTGCACGTGCGCCGCGATCCGTTGCGCACCGAACTGGTCGAGGCGACGCACCGGCTGCGCTCCGGCGCCGCCGCGCTGGTGCTGGCGACGCTCGCCCACACCTGGCACCTCCTGGTCAGCGCCTACGTGGTGGTCGCCTTCCTGATCTGGGTGACGCGGCCGTTCGACGCGATCCGCTACATGGCGGTTTCGACCATCCTGTCGCTGGTGGTGCTCGGCCTCGGCGGCCTCGCGATCTCGCTGCTCAACCGCGGCATCGACGACGGCGTCCGCCTGCCGTCCGAGCTGAAGCGGGCCCTGCCGCTACTCGAGAACCGGCTCAACCTGTTGGTCCCCGCCTTCCTGCGCACCATCCGCCTCGTCGTCCTCGCCGCGCTGGTGGCCGGCGTCCTGCAGGCCTGGGACGTCGTCGACCTCCTCGGCTGGATCGAGAGCGAGAGCGGCTCCGACATGGTCGGCCGCATCGTCTCGGCGCTGGTGGTGATCGGCGTCGCCATGGCGGCCTGGATCGTCGCGACCTCGTGGATCGAGTTCCGCCTCAGCCCGGCCTCGGGCCGCGTCTCCACGGCGCGGGCGCGGACGCTGCTGTCGCTGTTCCGCAACGCCTTCACCATCTTCCTGGTGCTGATCGCGGCGATGCTGGCGCTGTCGCAGCTCGGCGTCGACATCGCCCCGCTGATCGCCGGTGCCGGTGTCGTCGGTCTCGCCGTCGGCTTCGGTTCGCAGAAGCTGGTGCAGGACATCATCACCGGCGCCTTCATCCAGTTCGAGAACGCGATGAACGAGGGCGACGTCGTCACCGTCGCCGGCATCTCGGGCGTGGTCGACCGGCTGACCATCCGCTCCGTCGGCATCCGTGACGTCGACGGCGTCTACCACGTCATCCCGTTCTCCTCGGTCGACAGCGTCTCCAACGCCATGCGCGGCTTCGCCTTCCACGTCGCCGACGTCACCGTCGGCTACCGGGAGGACATCGACACCGTGAAGCGGCTGATGAACGTCGCCTTCGAGCGGCTGATGGCCGGGCCCAACGGTGCGGCGATCCTGGAGCCGCTCGAAATGAACGGCATCACCCAGTTCATCGAGAACGCGGTGGTGGTCCGCGGCCGGATCAAGACGCTGCCGGGCCAGCAATGGGCGGTCGGGCGCGCCTACAACGAGGCCCTGAAGCACGTCTTCGACGAGAACGGCATCGAACTGCCGTTTGCACGGACGGCCGTGCTGCTCGACGCCCATTCGGGGCGACCCGAGGCCCGCAGCGCAGCGCCGGCCGAGACGTCCGCCGACGAGCCCGGGGCGGCCGCCCCGCCGTCGCGCCGCCGCCGGCGGCCCGCCGAGACCATCGACGTGCCCGACAGCCCCAACCGGCGCCGCGAACACGGGCGCCACGACGACGACGGCGACGACGACGACGGCGAGGAGCGCTGA